The segment gcatacatcaaatctggcacttttctcttgcaacactaccgtgctctttccttcgtttacgtcaaagaaggagagcaaaaatgtgcgaaatgtaaacaaaactattgctctccttcttttgcgtaaacgaaagaaagagcaacactgccgtacatgagaagagtgcccagttttgatggatgcagagttgtcaaaaagattgttcgaatattacgaacacaatttatagcgtccgccattgtagcgcgtaaaaagctggataggagcaaatgaacaccaaaaattcatccaattccaacctggactgaataaataaattcgctgttatagaaacatatcttcatcctcaccttataaatagccatcgaactgtcaaatcacagacaaacagacataacccttggaagaaaaaacaacaaaaattatcgtacctcacatttagtctgaacactagcaccatctatgatcgacattcccaaatatcaaatagcaacatgggtgtccctcgaagtagcaagtattttttatggggaattccccttctttcgtcaaaaagcgccactttgaccaaaacggagacattcccaactaagctcaaatttgaaatgacggtttaatcggtacgaagaatggaaaacgagtgttatgtctgtttgactgtggtcaaattttaactaaaaagttaaaaatttcgcgaaatggttcacagccttaataTCGCtcatttgaagatagaattaacaaaagggcgaatgtcgcaagcgtaaacaaaccgagtgagggttgattttcctatgctatgGTCTATAGCAAAAAtatctcacccgttttgtttacatttgcgacattcgcccttttgttaattctatccaGAATTTATGTGTTAAATTTTATGAGCGTGTACATTGGAGTGGCACTGACAGATAATCGGTCAGTTTTGGTGTCAGTGTCAGATCCAAGTGGGCAGGATGACATATTGTAAATATAAACAGTGATGAGAACCGTGAGAAcgatgagagagagagaggactTCGAAGTGACTGTAAAAGTGTAAACTGTCGTCAACACGCGAATTGCCTTGACTTGAAACAAAAACAGCCCATAACATCAATACATCATTCACTGATAAGAGAGTCTATGAAAGATTAAACCAATCTCTACTTTCTTTAATAACATGAACCAACTATTCAGTTCAAATGCCTTCAAAACTTCTATTCTGTGTTCTGCGCACGGGGCGATTGCGTCAAACGTACCGATTAGTAAGCATCGTGTGTACTTTATTTCCCCATTTTCCATTGCATTTTGCTTACTAAATACAAGCGTATTTGTGTAGTATCAGCCTTACATTTGCTTGACGTCGAACACGCGCAACATGTTATTACCAGTTCGTCAAGTGGCTTCGATTGCGGCTGTGCTTAATCATAATCGCAAAATGGTGCTCGAAACATCGACACGTGCTGCAGCATCATCCGCGGAAGTGGCAGTAAATTCGCCAAAGGTGAACATACCACCTGCTAAGCTTCACCAAAACTATGGTTTGGAGCAACCCatagaagaaaactatgaagtaattatgttttatttattctGATCCAATAGCGTAACATAAAAAATTCGTTTTACAGAATGCTGTGAATGTTTTGAATACGTTACAATCGAATTACAGTGTCATCCAAAACTCGACCAATAGGCATACTTCAGATTCGATACATATTCAAGAGACGCTTAAATATTTAGGCAGAATAGGAATTTCTACTGATCAACTGGATAAACTGCCTGCCATTCACATTTCTGGAAGTAAGGGGAAGGTAAGTGCTAAACACAGGTGAATGTGTCCATGGCATGCATACCTAATGTTTCCAGTTTTAGGGTTCAACCTGTTCACTGGTCGAGTCAATACTACGTGCTCATGGCTATCGAACTGGTTTCTTCAGCTCTCCGCATCTAGTTTCTGTCACAGAACGAATACGTCTTAATGGAGTTCCTATTGAAAAGGACAAATTTGGGCGCTATTTTTGGAAAGTTTACAGTCAGCTTTACACTAATCGCACACATCCACGTGATTTACCGGCTTATTTTAATTGTTTAACAATACTTGCCTTTGATATTTTTCTGCGGGAAAAAGTCGACGTTGCTATCATAGAGGTTGGTATTGGCGGTAGATATGACTGCACGAACGTGTTGCGACAGACGAAAACGATTGGCATTACATCACTTGGGTTAGAGCATACAAAATTACTTGGAGATTCATTAGACGAGATTGCATGGCAAAAGGCTGGTATTATTAAAAATGCATCAGATACCTTCACCGTTTGTCAGCCAAATTGTTGCCTGGATGTCATCCGAGAGGAGTGTCAAAAAATGAACAGCAAGTTTCATTTGGTGCCAGATATTGAATGTTATCAATGGGAGCGAAAGCCAAATTTCAATTCGAACAATTTAGCATTTCGGTTGAATATGTCTCT is part of the Sabethes cyaneus chromosome 2, idSabCyanKW18_F2, whole genome shotgun sequence genome and harbors:
- the LOC128734660 gene encoding folylpolyglutamate synthase, mitochondrial — encoded protein: MPSKLLFCVLRTGRLRQTYRLYQPYICLTSNTRNMLLPVRQVASIAAVLNHNRKMVLETSTRAAASSAEVAVNSPKVNIPPAKLHQNYGLEQPIEENYENAVNVLNTLQSNYSVIQNSTNRHTSDSIHIQETLKYLGRIGISTDQLDKLPAIHISGSKGKGSTCSLVESILRAHGYRTGFFSSPHLVSVTERIRLNGVPIEKDKFGRYFWKVYSQLYTNRTHPRDLPAYFNCLTILAFDIFLREKVDVAIIEVGIGGRYDCTNVLRQTKTIGITSLGLEHTKLLGDSLDEIAWQKAGIIKNASDTFTVCQPNCCLDVIREECQKMNSKFHLVPDIECYQWERKPNFNSNNLAFRLNMSLAVQIALNWIGKTRPEMISTQGGTLSEMVSRGIENCFWPGRCHQILKDNKRLFLDGAHTVESMEICARWFQLCQRQGNPKLLIFNATGDRDSGKLLNILNKYIQFDAVFFSPNVASHQLKNIDSLNLCFPNEQQIKRCEENERFWNDLTNQHKHTRCKAHVHLAIDSILKQVDNNYSSLQECDILVTGSLHLIGAVLTALKMESHVISAT